The Pseudomonas azotoformans genome has a segment encoding these proteins:
- the cfaB gene encoding C17 cyclopropane fatty acid synthase CfaB, whose translation MLAQLPPALQNLQLPLRLRLWDGHEFNLGPEPSVTIVVKDPTVVTKLTHPTLDSLGEAFVEGKLELEGSISEVIRVCDELSHALIEDDEGSRPVRSIHDKATDAAAISYHYDLSNEFYQLWLDQDMAYSCGYFETGSESIDQAQQDKFRHLCRKLRLQPGEYLLDVGCGWGGLARFAAREFGVKVFGITLSKEQLALARERVKAEGLEDQVDLQLLDYRDLPQDGRFDKVVSVGMFEHVGHANLAEYCKTLFGAVREGGLVMNHGITAKHTDGRPVGRGAGEFIERYVFPNGELPHLAMMTAEISEVGLEVVDVESLRLHYARTLDHWSERLEDNLEAAAKMVPEQALRIWRLYLAGCAYAFARGWINLHQILAVKPHADGSHDLPWTREDIYR comes from the coding sequence ATGCTCGCGCAACTTCCACCGGCCTTACAGAATCTTCAGCTACCGCTGCGTCTTCGACTCTGGGACGGCCATGAATTCAACTTGGGCCCCGAGCCCAGTGTGACCATCGTGGTGAAGGACCCCACGGTCGTGACCAAGCTGACCCATCCAACGCTCGATTCACTGGGCGAAGCCTTTGTCGAGGGTAAATTGGAGCTGGAAGGCTCCATTTCCGAGGTCATCCGGGTGTGTGACGAATTGAGTCACGCCCTGATCGAAGACGACGAGGGGAGTCGTCCGGTGCGCTCGATCCACGACAAGGCCACTGACGCAGCGGCCATTTCCTACCATTACGACCTGTCCAACGAGTTCTACCAGCTGTGGCTGGACCAGGACATGGCGTACTCCTGCGGGTATTTCGAAACCGGCAGCGAATCCATCGACCAGGCCCAACAAGACAAATTTCGCCACCTGTGCCGCAAGTTGCGGCTGCAGCCAGGCGAGTATTTGCTGGATGTCGGCTGTGGTTGGGGTGGGCTGGCGCGGTTTGCCGCGCGGGAGTTCGGGGTTAAGGTGTTTGGCATCACCTTGAGCAAGGAGCAGTTGGCGCTGGCCCGGGAACGGGTGAAAGCCGAAGGCCTGGAAGACCAGGTGGACCTGCAACTGCTCGACTACCGTGACCTGCCGCAAGACGGGCGTTTCGACAAAGTGGTCAGCGTGGGCATGTTCGAGCACGTCGGCCACGCCAACCTGGCGGAATACTGTAAGACCCTGTTCGGCGCAGTGCGCGAAGGCGGCCTGGTGATGAACCACGGTATTACCGCCAAGCACACCGATGGTCGCCCTGTGGGGCGCGGCGCGGGTGAGTTCATCGAGCGTTACGTGTTCCCCAACGGCGAACTGCCGCATTTGGCGATGATGACGGCCGAGATCAGCGAAGTCGGGCTGGAGGTGGTCGACGTCGAAAGTCTGCGTCTGCACTACGCGCGCACCCTGGACCATTGGAGCGAGCGCCTGGAAGACAACCTGGAAGCAGCGGCGAAGATGGTGCCGGAGCAGGCGTTGCGTATCTGGCGGCTGTACCTGGCCGGTTGTGCCTATGCGTTTGCGCGGGGCTGGATCAACCTGCACCAGATTCTGGCGGTGAAACCCCATGCCGATGGCAGCCATGACTTGCCGTGGACGCGGGAAGATATCTACCGCTGA